One region of Channa argus isolate prfri chromosome 20, Channa argus male v1.0, whole genome shotgun sequence genomic DNA includes:
- the prr35 gene encoding proline-rich protein 35 has protein sequence MSKDDACKVTSASKHKERKPKKPHYIPRPWGKPYNYKCFQCPFTCMEKSHLYNHMKYSLCKNSLSLLIESDWPYKKGNILHPDQLRPFQQAHGLHTPGKDELEQATRTEERQRQRKFVEQEGEDRESHGPEDEEEGGRIEGVEVVGLTKENSSNVTNSRGDATECAIKKTKQAESEILMADMLSLEDQILRARSVEVEAQLKHYKLSKTCLTAPGLLSEQWRLLASSHTKAKAEGAQPRMSSSIPCYPPPPNLVDYQDPTGLNLSVVGVGYPIGPSLFSYMNSAIPSAATGVTAQTQAQLAQLPFLASAAQLMHPASGTHADRALVTPRLYYPFLCEHTFGPASSQADASKVLKPSANSLDANPLPGFQPKVNLWKVPALRPGTTTAGWMSPQREVTDQDYRSGDKLQNTAKEGKASWGVKRTGAPLGNHDAPVEKKPAMGFTLDLLKNIQSASGLNMAADKLLLQNSLQDSQFQTRPTELWYSPNSETSSLSTCGGNNSQDSTAVRTVGEGASESVAALLNDLSKALQEYQEAELKISHLEKEDLPAQRHLWEHLSKIRSELSHIHQALERTARQSDGPLDLSVKRDPTDPVGDKSVREDGSLKDNITETEEEDEELEEKKDEDDDDTERKVMKASLESRKQSLDLLIKMGQPSGVNTEVLSPGGLSMRPTPAEALWPSRTTKCEADSSVLLCPDGRSVVFTDITASAKTPKRPPSIQRRDAQCPPSPLTATDN, from the exons ATGTCTAAGGACGATGCTTGCAAAGTCACATCTGCCAGCAAACACAAGGAGCGCAAGCCCAAGAAGCCTCACTATATTCCACGGCCATGGGGCAAACCTTACAACTACAAATGCTTCCAGTGCCCCTTCACCTGCATGGAGAAGTCCCATCTTTATAATCATATGAAGTACAGCTTGTGCAAGAACTCCTTGTCTCTGCTCATAGAGTCCGACTGGCCCTATAAAAAGGGCAACATCCTGCACCCGGACCAGTTACGACCCTTTCAGCAGGCACACGGTCTCCATACTCCTGGGAAAGATGAGTTAGAGCAGGCAACACGGACcgaggagagacagaggcaacGGAAGTttgtggagcaggaaggagaggacagagaaagCCATGGGccagaagatgaagaagagggAGGGCGAATAGAGGGAGTAGAGGTCGTTGGGCTGACGAAAGAAAACTCTAGCAACGTCACCAACAGCAGAGGAGATGCTACAGAGTGTGCGATCAAGAAAACCAAGCAGGCAGAGTCAGAGATTCTAATGGCTGACATGCTGTCCTTAGAAGATCAGATTTTACGAGCACGCTCAGTAGAAGTGGAGGCCCAGCTGAAACACTATAAGCTATCTAAGACGTGTCTAACAGCTCCTGGGCTGCTGTCGGAGCAGTGGCGGTTGCTGGCATCCAGTCACACTAAGGCCAAAGCAGAAGGTGCTCAGCCCCGAATGAGTAGTTCAATCCCCTGTTATCCCCCTCCACCAAACCTGGTGGACTACCAGGATCCCACTGGACTCAACCTGTCAGTGGTGGGAGTGGGCTATCCCATCGGGCCCAGCCTCTTTTCTTACATGAACTCAGCTATTCCCAGTGCTGCCACAGGTGTCACCGCCCAGACCCAGGCACAGCTCGCCCAGCTTCCCTTCCTGGCATCGGCTGCTCAGCTGATGCACCCAGCTTCTGGCACACACGCGGACCGAGCTCTCGTCACCCCTCGTCTCTACTATCCATTCTTGTGTGAGCACACGTTTGGACCGGCCTCCAGTCAGGCTGATGCCAGCAAAGTGCTCAAGCCATCTGCAAACAGTCTAGATGCAAATCCCCTACCCGGCTTCCAGCCTAAAGTAAATCTGTGGAAAGTGCCTGCTTTGCGGCCTGGGACCACCACAGCCGGCTGGATGTCACCTCAGAGAGAAGTCACAGACCAGGACTACAGGTCAGGGGATAAATTGCAGAATACAGCCAAGGAAGGCAAAGCAAGCTGGGGTGTCAAGAGAACAGGGGCTCCACTGGGAAATCACGATGCACCTGTGGAGAAGAAGCCAGCGATGGGCTTCACTTTGGACCTTTTGAAGAATATTCAGTCCGCATCGGGCCTGAATATGGCAGCAGATAAACTTCTCTTACAGAACAG TTTACAGGATTCTCAGTTTCAGACCCGCCCCACTGAACTGTGGTACAGTCCCAACAGTGAAACATCCTCTCTTTCAACATGTGGGGGAAACAACAGCCAAGACTCGACTGCTGTTCGGACAGTGGGAGAGGGAGCATCAGAGTCTGTGGCCGCTCTTCTTAATGACCTCTCTAAGGCCTTGCAGGAGTACCAGGAGGCTGAACTCAAAATCTCCCACCTGGAGAAGGAAGACCTTCCAGCGCAGCGCCACCTCTGGGAACACCTGAGTAAGATCCGCAGTGAACTCTCCCACATCCACCAGGCGCTGGAGCGGACTGCTCGCCAGAGTGATGGACCCTTGGACTTGTCAGTCAAGAGGGACCCCACAGATCCTGTTGGTGACAAGAGTGTGAGAGAGGATGGCAGCCTCAAAGACAATATCacggagacagaggaggaggacgaggagctggaggagaagaaggatgAGGACGACGATGACACTGAGAGGAAGGTGATGAAAGCTTCATTGGAGAGTCGAAAGCAGTCGTTGGACTTGCTGATCAAAATGGGCCAGCCATCGGGGGTGAACACAGAGGTTCTTTCACCTGGTGGTCTCAGCATGAGGCCCACTCCGGCTGAGGCCTTATGGCCAAGTAGAACCACTAAGTGCGAAGCTGACTCCAGCGTCCTGCTGTGCCCAGATGGACGATCGGTGGTGTTCACAGACATCACAGCCTCAGCCAAAACTCCAAAGAGACCCCCATCCATACAACGGCGAGATGCCCAGTGTCCCCCAAGTCCTTTGACAGCTACTGACAACTAA
- the LOC137106003 gene encoding toll-like receptor 13 isoform X2 — translation MVLSILFLLVFNASACCGFGFKGCSRNYPETDVMWCFNKNIVNLSDVISFVPDNITTINLSKNKISIIPPGSFSRVLSLKNLDLSQNNLVSLKGGEFRGAGILVTLNLTHNNISSIHSNAFQGLTRLDKLFLASNSLLRISPEVFNHLPVINKVVLSLNKLQSFSCGGPGGSSTLRHLDLFANNIQRLNVSCFPALEDIRLSNNSQLELQKDVFASNPRLKTLLLQAVKAEVLVGLSENTKRNLTSVAFSLFVEKSPLTICEMLKGMTHLIELKVDLKGSRSPQSNSSLLDCVTPLWLTIMDANLGNLAQLPLGKGRKHRLYLINCGLKEVSRTTFDSFKGLRTLQLNANRVIIQKDTFNGMTNLTFLSFDKCNIRDVDPNWFVSLKNLTRLSVTKNEITELEPYVFSALNKLEELYLHFNLLKFISSEAFRKLWKLKRLNLSLNIIHYIAEGAFQDLKNLSGNRIKRLTAAILFGLVNLKKFILYNNRLHFRSTETPFMNLSSLEYLEMNYQGPGGQGIGIIGPYFFQGLSHLTSVAIGNSLMVDFHPDAFAPLVNLTYLYISGVVMKTTNLSALFSPLKRLKRLTLYRIDLDTLPANLMPPDNTLEMLKVQANHLRIVDKSLLDTLKRLRFLDITENPLTCTCDNVWFKSWAIHNTQTQVSYLYNLHCDDDSRSPYLWQFDDKACSYDNVSFTLFLTCFLMDVLFLCACLAWHIQGPAVRYLLLILRAKLRGRRGAGGPKFQYDAFISYSSKDEAWVIKQLVPNLERPSSGAAGLRLCLHHRDFRPGTTVLENIESAIYSSRHTVCVVTRHFLRSEWCSVEFQLASLRLLCDGSDVLLLVFLEDIPEHCLSPYTRLRKIVRKKTYLLWPEEPQEHELFWVRLIDALKGNEEDEDSRRGEDELARLIG, via the exons ATGGTGCTGTCCATCCTGTTCCTGCTTGTCTTCAACGCCTCCGCCTGCTGTGGTTTTGGCTTCAAAGGCTGCTCACGAAATTACCCTGAGACAGATGTGATGTGGTGCTTCAACAAGAATATTGTGAACCTTTCTGATGTCATTAGCTTTGTCCCAGACAACATAACGACCATCAACCTGTCCAAGAACAAAATCAGTATTATCCCACCCGGATCCTTCAGCCGGGTGCTCAGTCTTAAAAATCTGGACTTGAGTCAGAACAACTTGGTCTCCTTAAAAGGAGGAGAATTTAGAGGAGCTGGTATCCTGGTTACTCTGAACCTCACCCATAATAACATCTCCAGCATCCACTCAAATGCCTTTCAGGGACTGACCAGGCTAGACAAACTTTTTCTGGCCTCCAACAGTCTCTTAAGAATCTCACCAGAAGTGTTCAATCATCTCCCTGTGATTAACAAAGTCGTTCTGTCTCTCAATAAGCTCCAGTCTTTCAGCTGTGGAGGGCCCGGAGGTTCCTCCACTCTACGGCATCTTGATCTTTTTGCAAACAACATCCAGAGGTTAAATGTAAGTTGTTTCCCTGCTCTTGAGGACATCAGGCTGTCAAACAACTCACAGCTGGAGCTGCAGAAAGATGTGTTTGCCTCCAACCCCAGGCTAAAGACTCTGCTTCTTCAGGCTGTTAAAGCAGAAGTGCTGGTGGGACTCTCTGAAAACACGAAGAGGAATCTCACTTCAGTGGCTTTTTCCCTATTTGTGGAGAAATCTCCACTGACTATTTGTGAAATGTTAAAAGGAATGACTCATCTCATCGAATTAAAG GTTGACCTGAAGGGATCCCGATCACCCCAAAGTAACTCCAGTCTGCTGGACTGTGTCACTCCACTGTGGCTGACTATTATGGATGCTAACCTTGGAAACTTGGCCCAGTTGCCGCTGGGTAAAGGGAGAAAACACCGACTTTATCTCATCAACTGTGGGTTGAAGGAGGTATCCCGCACcacatttgacagttttaaagGACTGAGAACGCTGCAGCTGAATGCAAATAGGGTCATTATTCAGAAGGACACATTCAATGGCATGACCAACCTCACCTTTTTGAGCTTTGACAAGTGCAATATTCGTGACGTTGACCCAAACTGGTTTGTCTCTCTGAAGAACCTGACTCGCCTGTCTGtcacaaaaaatgaaatcactGAGCTGGAACCTTACGTTTTCAGTGCCCTCAACAAGCTTGAAGAGCTCTATTTGCACTTCAACTTACTAAAATTCATCAGCAGTGAGGCTTTCCGTAAGCTGTGGAAGCTAAAGAGGCTCAACCTCAGTTTGAACATCATTCATTACATTGCAGAGGGCGCCTTCCAAGACCTAAAAAACCTCAG TGGGAACCGCATCAAGAGGCTCACAGCAGCTATTCTGTTTGGACTCgtaaatttgaagaaatttaTTCTGTATAACAACCGGCTCCATTTTAGGTCAACCGAGACTCCTTTCATGAACCTCTCTTCACTAGAG TATTTGGAGATGAACTACCAGGGTCCTGGAGGTCAAGGTATTGGGATTATCGGACCGTATTTCTTCCAAGGTCTAAGTCATCTCACCTCTGTTGCCATTGGGAACAGCCTCATGGTTGACTTCCATCCTGACGCCTTTGCTCCTTTGGTGAATCTGACATACCTGTACATATCTGGAGTGGTTATGAAAACAACCAACCTGAGTGCATTGTTCTCTCCCTTGAAGAGGCTGAAGAGGCTGACTCTTTACAGGATAGACCTAGATACCCTGCCTGCTAACCTGATGCCTCCAGATAATACACTGGAAATGCTCAAAGTTCAGGCAAACCACCTCCGCATTGTGGACAAATCATTGCTGGATACACTGAAAAG ATTGCGTTTTTTGGACATTACAGAAAATCCCCTAACCTGTACCTGTGATAACGTCTGGTTCAAAAGCTGGGCCATTCATAACACTCAAACACAG GTGTCTTACCTGTACAATCTTCACTGTGATGACGACAGCCGTTCACCTTACCTGTGGCAGTTTGATGATAAGGCCTGCTCTTATGATAATGTTTCCTTTACTCTCTTCCTCACCTGCTTTCTGATGGATGtcttgtttttatgtgcatgtctGGCCTGGCACATACAAGGCCCTGCTGTACGCTACCTGCTGCTCATTCTTAGGGCGAAACtaagagggaggaggggggcagGGGGGCCCAAATTTCAGTATGATGCATTCATCTCCTATAGCTCTAAGGATGAAGCTTGGGTGATAAAACAGCTGGTGCCTAATCTAGAGAGGCCATCGTCTGGTGCAGCTGGGCTCAGACTGTGCCTCCACCACAGAGACTTCCGCCCTGGCACTACCGTTCTGGAGAACATCGAGTCAGCCATCTACAGCTCTCGTCACACTGTGTGCGTAGTGACACGTCACTTCCTGCGCAGTGAGTGGTGCTCTGTGGAGTTTCAGCTGGCCAGTTTGAGGCTCCTGTGCGATGGCAgtgatgtgctgctgctggtgttcCTGGAGGACATACCTGAACACTGCCTGTCTCCCTACACACGCCTACGTAAGATTGTCCGCAAGAAGACCTACTTGTTGTGGCCTGAGGAGCCACAAGAGCATGAACTCTTCTGGGTGCGATTGATAGATGCTTTGAAAGGCAATGAAGAGGACGAGGATTCAAGAAGAGGAGAGGATGAGCTGGCTCGGCTAATTGGTTAG
- the crp1 gene encoding C-reactive protein — protein MMFALLLLGVFGLSLSVSSATQVGLSEKILVFPYETDFSFVALIPQKEMGLRAFTLCMRVATELPEDRQIILFAYRTTDYDELNVWREKDGRIAFYMSGDGCSFHLPPLTTFRSSLCLTWESRTGLAAFWMEGKRSAYQVYKPGHIIRPKGTVILGQDPDKHLGGLEAVQSFVGEISDVNMWDFVLSRSMIQAWHYGHKVPKGNLFDWATLEYEVNGNVMVVDDD, from the exons ATG atgtTTGCATTATTACTGCTTGGTGTCTTTGGATTGTCTTTGAGTGTCTCCTCAGCCACCCAAG TGGGTCTGAGTGAAAAAATCCTGGTCTTCCCTTATGAGACAGACTTCAGCTTTGTGGCCTTGATACCACAGAAGGAGATGGGGCTGAGGGCCTTCACCCTCTGCATGCGTGTGGCCACTGAGCTGCCTGAAGACCGTCAAATCATCCTGTTTGCCTACCGCACCACTGACTATGACGAACTCAATGTGTGGCGTGAGAAGGATGGACGCATCGCCTTTTACATGAGTGGGGATGGCTGCTCCTTCCACCTGCCACCGCTTACCACCTTCCGCTCCAGCCTCTGCCTCACTTGGGAGTCTCGCACTGGCCTTGCTGCTTTCTGGATGGAAGGAAAGCGCAGCGCCTACCAAGTCTATAAACCTGGGCACATCATCCGACCAAAAGGCACTGTCATCCTGGGACAGGACCCGGATAAACACCTGGGAGGGTTAGAGGCCGTGCAGAGTTTTGTCGGGGAGATAAGTGATGTGAATATGTGGGACTTTGTTCTCTCCAGGAGCATGATCCAGGCCTGGCACTATGGGCACAAGGTCCCCAAGGGAAATCTCTTTGACTGGGCCACTCTTGAGTATGAGGTGAATGGGAACGTGATGGTGGTGGATGATGACTGA
- the LOC137106003 gene encoding toll-like receptor 13 isoform X1, with amino-acid sequence MVLSILFLLVFNASACCGFGFKGCSRNYPETDVMWCFNKNIVNLSDVISFVPDNITTINLSKNKISIIPPGSFSRVLSLKNLDLSQNNLVSLKGGEFRGAGILVTLNLTHNNISSIHSNAFQGLTRLDKLFLASNSLLRISPEVFNHLPVINKVVLSLNKLQSFSCGGPGGSSTLRHLDLFANNIQRLNVSCFPALEDIRLSNNSQLELQKDVFASNPRLKTLLLQAVKAEVLVGLSENTKRNLTSVAFSLFVEKSPLTICEMLKGMTHLIELKVDLKGSRSPQSNSSLLDCVTPLWLTIMDANLGNLAQLPLGKGRKHRLYLINCGLKEVSRTTFDSFKGLRTLQLNANRVIIQKDTFNGMTNLTFLSFDKCNIRDVDPNWFVSLKNLTRLSVTKNEITELEPYVFSALNKLEELYLHFNLLKFISSEAFRKLWKLKRLNLSLNIIHYIAEGAFQDLKNLSYLDLSGNRIKRLTAAILFGLVNLKKFILYNNRLHFRSTETPFMNLSSLEYLEMNYQGPGGQGIGIIGPYFFQGLSHLTSVAIGNSLMVDFHPDAFAPLVNLTYLYISGVVMKTTNLSALFSPLKRLKRLTLYRIDLDTLPANLMPPDNTLEMLKVQANHLRIVDKSLLDTLKRLRFLDITENPLTCTCDNVWFKSWAIHNTQTQVSYLYNLHCDDDSRSPYLWQFDDKACSYDNVSFTLFLTCFLMDVLFLCACLAWHIQGPAVRYLLLILRAKLRGRRGAGGPKFQYDAFISYSSKDEAWVIKQLVPNLERPSSGAAGLRLCLHHRDFRPGTTVLENIESAIYSSRHTVCVVTRHFLRSEWCSVEFQLASLRLLCDGSDVLLLVFLEDIPEHCLSPYTRLRKIVRKKTYLLWPEEPQEHELFWVRLIDALKGNEEDEDSRRGEDELARLIG; translated from the exons ATGGTGCTGTCCATCCTGTTCCTGCTTGTCTTCAACGCCTCCGCCTGCTGTGGTTTTGGCTTCAAAGGCTGCTCACGAAATTACCCTGAGACAGATGTGATGTGGTGCTTCAACAAGAATATTGTGAACCTTTCTGATGTCATTAGCTTTGTCCCAGACAACATAACGACCATCAACCTGTCCAAGAACAAAATCAGTATTATCCCACCCGGATCCTTCAGCCGGGTGCTCAGTCTTAAAAATCTGGACTTGAGTCAGAACAACTTGGTCTCCTTAAAAGGAGGAGAATTTAGAGGAGCTGGTATCCTGGTTACTCTGAACCTCACCCATAATAACATCTCCAGCATCCACTCAAATGCCTTTCAGGGACTGACCAGGCTAGACAAACTTTTTCTGGCCTCCAACAGTCTCTTAAGAATCTCACCAGAAGTGTTCAATCATCTCCCTGTGATTAACAAAGTCGTTCTGTCTCTCAATAAGCTCCAGTCTTTCAGCTGTGGAGGGCCCGGAGGTTCCTCCACTCTACGGCATCTTGATCTTTTTGCAAACAACATCCAGAGGTTAAATGTAAGTTGTTTCCCTGCTCTTGAGGACATCAGGCTGTCAAACAACTCACAGCTGGAGCTGCAGAAAGATGTGTTTGCCTCCAACCCCAGGCTAAAGACTCTGCTTCTTCAGGCTGTTAAAGCAGAAGTGCTGGTGGGACTCTCTGAAAACACGAAGAGGAATCTCACTTCAGTGGCTTTTTCCCTATTTGTGGAGAAATCTCCACTGACTATTTGTGAAATGTTAAAAGGAATGACTCATCTCATCGAATTAAAG GTTGACCTGAAGGGATCCCGATCACCCCAAAGTAACTCCAGTCTGCTGGACTGTGTCACTCCACTGTGGCTGACTATTATGGATGCTAACCTTGGAAACTTGGCCCAGTTGCCGCTGGGTAAAGGGAGAAAACACCGACTTTATCTCATCAACTGTGGGTTGAAGGAGGTATCCCGCACcacatttgacagttttaaagGACTGAGAACGCTGCAGCTGAATGCAAATAGGGTCATTATTCAGAAGGACACATTCAATGGCATGACCAACCTCACCTTTTTGAGCTTTGACAAGTGCAATATTCGTGACGTTGACCCAAACTGGTTTGTCTCTCTGAAGAACCTGACTCGCCTGTCTGtcacaaaaaatgaaatcactGAGCTGGAACCTTACGTTTTCAGTGCCCTCAACAAGCTTGAAGAGCTCTATTTGCACTTCAACTTACTAAAATTCATCAGCAGTGAGGCTTTCCGTAAGCTGTGGAAGCTAAAGAGGCTCAACCTCAGTTTGAACATCATTCATTACATTGCAGAGGGCGCCTTCCAAGACCTAAAAAACCTCAG TTACCTGGACTTAAGTGGGAACCGCATCAAGAGGCTCACAGCAGCTATTCTGTTTGGACTCgtaaatttgaagaaatttaTTCTGTATAACAACCGGCTCCATTTTAGGTCAACCGAGACTCCTTTCATGAACCTCTCTTCACTAGAG TATTTGGAGATGAACTACCAGGGTCCTGGAGGTCAAGGTATTGGGATTATCGGACCGTATTTCTTCCAAGGTCTAAGTCATCTCACCTCTGTTGCCATTGGGAACAGCCTCATGGTTGACTTCCATCCTGACGCCTTTGCTCCTTTGGTGAATCTGACATACCTGTACATATCTGGAGTGGTTATGAAAACAACCAACCTGAGTGCATTGTTCTCTCCCTTGAAGAGGCTGAAGAGGCTGACTCTTTACAGGATAGACCTAGATACCCTGCCTGCTAACCTGATGCCTCCAGATAATACACTGGAAATGCTCAAAGTTCAGGCAAACCACCTCCGCATTGTGGACAAATCATTGCTGGATACACTGAAAAG ATTGCGTTTTTTGGACATTACAGAAAATCCCCTAACCTGTACCTGTGATAACGTCTGGTTCAAAAGCTGGGCCATTCATAACACTCAAACACAG GTGTCTTACCTGTACAATCTTCACTGTGATGACGACAGCCGTTCACCTTACCTGTGGCAGTTTGATGATAAGGCCTGCTCTTATGATAATGTTTCCTTTACTCTCTTCCTCACCTGCTTTCTGATGGATGtcttgtttttatgtgcatgtctGGCCTGGCACATACAAGGCCCTGCTGTACGCTACCTGCTGCTCATTCTTAGGGCGAAACtaagagggaggaggggggcagGGGGGCCCAAATTTCAGTATGATGCATTCATCTCCTATAGCTCTAAGGATGAAGCTTGGGTGATAAAACAGCTGGTGCCTAATCTAGAGAGGCCATCGTCTGGTGCAGCTGGGCTCAGACTGTGCCTCCACCACAGAGACTTCCGCCCTGGCACTACCGTTCTGGAGAACATCGAGTCAGCCATCTACAGCTCTCGTCACACTGTGTGCGTAGTGACACGTCACTTCCTGCGCAGTGAGTGGTGCTCTGTGGAGTTTCAGCTGGCCAGTTTGAGGCTCCTGTGCGATGGCAgtgatgtgctgctgctggtgttcCTGGAGGACATACCTGAACACTGCCTGTCTCCCTACACACGCCTACGTAAGATTGTCCGCAAGAAGACCTACTTGTTGTGGCCTGAGGAGCCACAAGAGCATGAACTCTTCTGGGTGCGATTGATAGATGCTTTGAAAGGCAATGAAGAGGACGAGGATTCAAGAAGAGGAGAGGATGAGCTGGCTCGGCTAATTGGTTAG